One genomic window of Salmo salar chromosome ssa12, Ssal_v3.1, whole genome shotgun sequence includes the following:
- the rbbp9 gene encoding serine hydrolase RBBP9 — MPLTKAIIVPGNGAGDVERSNWYGWAKKQINKIPDMTCLLSNMPDPVTARESIWLPFIQEELQCDEETVIIGHSSGAAAAMRYAETHKVYGLILVGAYTSDLGDENERESGYFGRPWEWEQMRRNVGHIVQFGSTDDPFLPWEEQQAVAEGLGAVLHKYTDRGHFQNKQFPELIDAVRKLMAAA; from the exons ATGCCACTGACGAAAGCGATAATTGTCCCAGGAAATGGAGCTGGAGATGTAGAGCGGTCCAATTGGTATGGATGGGCCAAAAAACAGATAAATAAG ATTCCAGATATGACCTGCCTGTTGAGCAACATGCCTGACCCAG TGACAGCCAGAGAGAGCATATGGTTGCCATTCATACAGGAGGAGCTCCAATGTGATGAGGAGACTGTCATCATTGGCCACAGCTCTGGGGCAGCTGCAGCCATGAG GTATGCAGAAACACACAAGGTGTATGGCCTCATTCTGGTGGGTGCCTATACTTCTGACCTGGGagatgagaatgagagagagagtg GATATTTTGGCCGACCATGGGAGTGGGAGCAAATGAGAAGAAACGTTGGGCACATCGTTCAGTTTGGCTCCACGGATGACCCCTTCCTGCCTTGGGAGGAGCAGCAAGCTGTGGCCGAGGGCCTGGGCGCGGTGCTGCACAAATACACAGACCGAGGACACTTCCAGAACAAACAATTCCCTGAGCTCATTGACGCAGTGCGAAAGCTGATGGCAGCTGCTTAA
- the polr3f gene encoding DNA-directed RNA polymerase III subunit RPC6 (The RefSeq protein has 1 substitution compared to this genomic sequence), which produces MADVKVKKESTDPVDIENRIKALCQQFPHGITDQVIQNDMPHLEAQQRAMAINRLLSLGQLDLLRNSSGLLYRMKDAQTAGKMKGSDNQEKLVYQVIEDAGNKGIWSRDIRYKSNLPLTEINKILKNLESKKLIKAVKSVAASKKKVYMLYNLQPDRSVTGGAWYSDQDFESEFVEVLNQQCFKFLQSKAEVARDSKQNPMVQRNSSFATSHEVWKYICELGISKVDLSMEDIETILNTLIYDGKVEMTIIAAKEGTVGSVDGQMKLCRGVNPIIQPTGLVKAPCGLCPVFDDCHEGGEISPSNCVYMAEWLDF; this is translated from the exons ATGGCGGATGTGAAAGTAAAGAAAGAATCCACAGATCCCGTAGACATTGAAAACAG GATAAAGGCACTCTGTCAACAGTTCCCTCATGGAATAACAGACCAGGTGATCCAGAATGACATGCCTCATTTGGAGGCTCAACAGAGAGCCATGGCCATCAACAGACTACTGTCATTG GGTCAGTTGGACCTTCTACGAAATAGCTCAGGACTTCTATACCGCATGAAGGATGCCCAGACAGCAGG CAAAATGAAAGGCTCCGACAATCAAGAGAAGCTGGTGTATCAGGTCATTGAGGATGCAGGAAACAAAG GGATCTGGAGCAGGGACATTAGATATAAGAGCAACCTTCCTCTGACAGAGATCAACAAGATCCTCAAGAACCTAGAGAGCAAGAAGCTGATCAAGGCTGTGAAATCAGTGGCT GCGTCAAAGAAGAAGGTTTACATGCTATACAACCTGCAGCCAGACCGCTCGGTGACTGGGGGAGCCTGGTACAGTGACCAGGACTTTGAGTCTGAGTTTGTGGAGGTTCTCAATCAGCAGTGTTTCAAATTCCTTCAGAGTAAG GCCGAGGTGGCGAGGGACAGCAAGCAGAACCCCATGGTGCAAAGAAACAGTTCCTTTGCCACCTCTCACGAAGTGTGGAAGTATATTTGTGAACTTGGCATCAGCAAG GTGGACCTGTCTATGGAGGACATTGAGACTATTCTGAACACACTCATCTACGACGGCAAGGTGGAGATGACCATCATCGCGGCCAAGGAGGGTACTGTGGGCAGTGTGGACGGCCAGATGAAGCTGTACAGAGGGGTCAACCCCATCATCCAGCCCACGGGCCTGGTCAAAGCGCCCTGTGGCCTCTGTCCG GTGTTTGATGATTGTCATGAAGGAGGCGAGATATCCCCCTCTAACTGTGTGTATATGGCAGAGTGGCTGGACTTTTGA
- the dzank1 gene encoding double zinc ribbon and ankyrin repeat-containing protein 1: protein MKHQRSLINASISGPNMAAGCIVVPLIIPIRIPPPGKAKHEIDTTTPVELKSDTPDVTIYYTLDGTKPEVTKRPGFGENSTLKYSGPIRLPEGKVSVKALAITRDGRESAIVTKLFLVEYVPSNEPPSIEDKEDNFLKEYERDLPRQEMGTANGSGDASLKLQVPKTYWPPKGPRFLSSRLGLVSPAPEPMSSHRSQTLNASLEDSPFKNLTSTQMSRIQRETDFLRCVKCLSHRPSDPFARFCLQCGTAVLPVPGQRLPPTEGGQMGLCVHCKTMVPVNTPTCVVCEAPMSPQLQPQASLRLQNKVICPSCGTGNPPHISNCVTCETKLLQPPTAVFGGQSAPPLPSGAGKMMSCSKCSRVNHSDARFCDWCGSKPGHSVSCLICSRCGASSHPYANFCGSCGVFLEGPPRGESRASLAYSMGGKLELERMSTHTSDGATATWQAVPSSVSPGVALALAPARADQQTQTVGLFYPSGTEVHRKGQQVALELRRQEQMRDRRPLLTAISPGRGYWRKQLDHVCAHLRSYTQNNTDFRALIGEPRMGRMVSAVIQEDNYEVSLRINFVSAGLEKTKSCQLDGTEKPLILSENQNLSSVTEGMSGLSARQTSLGEKGSENATSKSAASRRTVKNLSQSWTSDVAQKPPPSKDSLLLREVGPDGRGEISVVQQLLDVGADPSCQGCDGHPALVVAVLHEHHEVLPVLVQRGADVNLQSGPVNNTALHEAAALGSKGLRCAETLLGCNASIRKKNDRGLTAYDLAVTSDCSPLVSLLAAKMGQGMLDRLVKPRTHPSLDAF, encoded by the exons ATGAAACATCAGCGGTCACTGATCAACGCATCTATATCAG GACCGAATATGGCAGCCGGTTGCATTGTGGTGCCTCTCATCATACCGATTCGAATCCCACCTCCTGGTAAAGCCAAGCATGAGATAGACACCACAACTCCTGTTGAGCTCAAATCAG ATACCCCAGATGTCACTATCTACTACACTCTGGATGGTACTAAACCAGAGGTGACGAAGAGACCAGGGTTTGGAGAGAACAGCACTTTGAAGTATAGCGGACCAATACGCTTACCTGAGGGCAAAGTGTCAGTCAAAGCTCTGGCTATCACCAG GGATGGTCGAGAGAGTGCCATTGTCACCAAGCTATTTCTGGTGGAGTATGTGCCCTCAAACGAGCCACCTTCCATTGAGGACAAGGAAGATAACTTTCTGAAGGAGTACGAACGAGACCTCCCTAGACAG GAGATGGGGACAGCGAACGGTTCTGGAGATGCCTCACTGAAGCTTCAAG TGCCAAAGACCTACTGGCCCCCTAAAGGTCCACGGTTCCTCAGCAGCCGTCTAGGGCTTGTGTCCCCTGCTCCGGAGCCCATGTCTTCACATCGTTCTCAGACACTG AATGCAAGCTTGGAAGACAGTCCCTTCAAAAACCTAACCAGCACTCAAATGTCAAGAATCCAAAGGGAGACAGACTTTCTGAG GTGTGTGAAGTGCTTGAGCCATCGCCCCTCAGACCCCTTTGCCCGCTTTTGTCTGCAGTGTGGCACCGCTGTGCTGCCTGTGCCAGGCCAGAGGCTGCCACCCACAGAGGGTGGACAG ATGGGCTTGTGTGTCCACTGTAAAACAATGGTGCCTGTCAACACCCCCACATGTGTGGTATGTGAGGCCCCCATGAGCCCCCAGCTCCAGCCTCAGGCCAGCTTAAGACTCCAG AACAAGGTGATCTGTCCGTCATGTGGAACCGGAAACCCTCCGCATATCTCAAATTGTGTCACCTGTGAAACTAAACTACTGCAGCCACCCACT GCTGTTTTTGGTGGTCAGAGTGCCCCGCCACTTCCATCTGGAGCAGGCAAGATGATGTCCTGTTCTAAGTGCAGCCGGGTCAACCACTCGGATGCACGCTTCTGTGACTGGTGCGGTTCCAAG CCTGGCCATTCAGTCAGCTGTTTGATCTGCTCCCGGTGCGGAGCGAGCAGCCACCCCTATGCCAACTTCTGTGGCTCCTGTGGGGTGTTTCTCGAGGGGCCACCTAGGGGGGAGTCACGTGCCAGCCTTGCCTATTCCATGGGGGGGAAACTGGAGTTGGAGCGA ATGTCCACTCACACCTCTGACGGTGCCACTGCCACCTGGCAGGCTGTGCCCTCCTCCGTTTCCCCCGGTGTGGCGTTGGCCCTGGCACCAGCACGGGCGGACCAGCAGACTCAGACGGTGGGCTTGTTCTACCCGTCGGGCACTGAAGTCCACAGGAAGGGCCAGCAGGTGGCGCTGGAGCTGAGGAGACAGGAGCAGATGAGGGACCGCAGACCACTGCTCACAGCTATAAGCCCAGGCAGAG GGTACTGGAGGAAGCAGCTGGACCATGTGTGTGCTCACCTGCGCAGCTACACTCAGAACAACACTGACTTTCGAGCTCTCATAGGGGAGCCTCGCATGGGCCGG ATGGTTTCAGCTGTGATCCAGGAGGACAACTATGAAGTCAGTTTGAGGATCAACTTTGTCTCTGCCGGACTTGAAAAAACTAAG TCCTGTCAGTTAGACGGGACTGAGAAGCCCCTTATCCTATCAGAGAACCagaacctcagcagtgtgacggAAGGCATGAGCGGCCTATCAGCCAGACAGACCAGCCTGGGTGAGAAAG GGAGTGAGAACGCTACCTCAAAGTCTGCAGCTTCCAGGAGAACAGTGAAAAACCTCAGTCAGAGCTGGACCTCTGACGTTGCACAGAAACCGCCT CCATCCAAAGACAGTCTGCTTCTGAGGGAAGTTGGCCCAGACGGGAGGGGGGAGATCTCTGTGGTCCAGCAACTGCTTGATGTG GGTGCAGATCCCTCATGCCAGGGGTGCGATGGGCACCCTGCCCTGGTTGTTGCTGTGCTGCACGAGCACCACGAGGTCCTCCCTGTGCTGGTACAAAGGGGAGCTGACGTCAACCTGCAGTCTGGGCC GGTGAACAACACCGCTCTGCATGAGGCTGCTGCTCTTGGGAGTAAGGGCTTACGGTGTGCAGAGACACTATTAGG ATGCAACGCCAGCATTCGGAAGAAGAACGACAGAGGTCTGACGGCCTATGACTTGGCGGTCACTTCAGATTGCAGCCCTTTGGTGTCTCTACTAGCTGCTAAGATGGGTCAGGGCATGCTAGACAGACTGGTCAAACCCAGGACTCACCCAAGCCTAGATGCATTCTAA